In Geothermobacter ehrlichii, the sequence CGCCGACAGCCAGCCGTCGCTGCTGGAGCTGCTGCGCGAAACCGTCGAGCGTGACGCCCTGCTCAACGACATCCTGCTGCGCCTGCCCGACGGCTCGACCCACGTGCGGCTCGATCTCGAGCCTTTGGGCCTGTCGGAGGACTATTCCGCTTACCGGATCGCCGCCTACATGCGGCAGGTTCCCCGCCCCGGTGCGGTGGAAACCACCTACGGCCTGGTGGGGTCGAGCTCGGCGTTGCGCGAGGTTCTGCGCAAGATCGGCAAGTATGGTCCCACCGACGCAGCGGTGGTCATCACCGGTGAGACCGGCACCGGCAAGGAGCTGGTCGCCGCCGCCCTGCACCAGGCCAGCCCCAGGTCCTCCGGTCCTTTCGTCGCTGTCAACTGCTCGGCCATATCCGAAGAACTGCTCGAATCGGAACTGTTCGGCCACGAAAAGGGCGCCTTTACCGGCGCCGTGCGCACGCACCGCGGGCGGTTCGAACGGGCGGACGGCGGCACCCTCTTTCTCGACGAAATCGGCGACATGCCGCTGCACACCCAGACCCGGCTGCTGCGGGTGCTGGAAACCGGTCGCATTGAGCGGGTCGGCGCCGAGCGTGAACAGCAGGTCGACGTGCGGATCGTGGCCGCCACCAACGTTCCCCTCGAGCGGGCGGTCGGCAACGGGCGGTTTCGTGCCGATCTCTACCACCGGATTTCCGTGCTGCGCATTCACCTGCCGCCGCTGCGCGAACGCAAGGAAGATATTCCGGCCCTGGTTGATTTCTTCCTGGACCGTTTCAACCGCAAGTACGGCAAGGTGGTCAAGCGCCTGACGCCCGAGGCGATGGCCCTGCTCGAATCCTATCTCTGGCCGGGCAATATCCGCGAGCTGCGCAATGTTCTCGAACGGGTCTACATCGAGACCGAGTCGGAGGTGATCGGCGCCCGAGCCTTCGCCGAGTGGGTGCGCGAACGCCAGGATTTCGCTCCCGGCGAGTGGGGAACCGCTCCATCGTCGCAAACGCCGATCGCGCCACCGTTCCCCCTGGTGTCGGAGCGGAAGCTGCTCGATGCCGGCACGACGCCGCTGCTGGCTCCCCGCGCCGTCGAGCAGGTTCCGCGGCCATCGACCCGCCCCGCCAATCTCGACGAGGAGAGCATCCGCGCCGCCTTTCGTGCCGCCGGCGGCAACATCGCCGCCGCCGCCCGCATCCTCGGCGTTCACCGGGCCACCCTCTACCGGCACCTGCAGAAGCTCGGTCTCGACCGGGAATCGCTGCAGGGCTGAATCTCTCCTTCTTTCGGCCACGTCCTTTCCTGTCGCATCTTTTGTCGCAACTGTCGTGACGCACCTTCCGGCAACGTCGCGGTTCGTGACGTCGGGAGGTGATGGCTGTGTAACATGCCGAAATGACAGGACAATTCTGTGGAAGGGCGGCTGGCATGGCGATTGTAATGGACAATGGGCGCCAACGGGCCGCAAGGTCCGCGAACGAAACCAATCAAGCAGAAGGAGGATAGAAAGATGCTGAGCTGGAACCTGATTCGGGAGATGGAACATCTGCGCAGGGAAATGGATGAGCTGTTCCGGGGGGCCGGGTTCGGTCCGATGCTCGACGCACCTTTCCTGCCGGGGGTCGGCACGCGTCGCTATCCGAGGATCAATATCCGTGAAGATGCCGACAACTACTACCTCGAAGCGTTGCTGCCCGGCGTCGATGTCCGGAATCTCGACATGAGCGTCGTCGGCAGCACCCTGACCCTCTCCGGCGAACGGAAAGAGGATGAAAGCGACGGTCGTACCTGGCATCGCCGTGAACGTGGCGCCGGCAAGTTTTTGCGCACTATCGAGGTGCCGATGGAGATCGACGCCAACAAGGTGAGCGCCGAATACCGGAACGGCGTGCTGAAGGTGACTCTCCCCAAGGCGGAAGGGGCCAAGCCGAAGCGCATCGCCATCAAGGCGCGCTGAGGGTCTGAACGGAAGACGACGCAATCGAGAACAAAATTCTGCGAAAAGGAGAGAAGCCATGAGCGAGAGGACTCTGACCCTGACTCAGGATAAAGAACTGACCCGTGAGGAGATGCGTACCCGTGACCGTTATCTGACCCCCGCGGTCGACATCTTCGAAACCGACGAAGGCCTGACCCTGATTGCCGATGTCCCGGGTCTCGACAAGGACCATCTCAAGGTCGACATCGACCAGGGCGTACTGACCATCGAGGGGGCGGCCGGTCATGACGACAAGGGTGAAAGGCTGTTCGAGGAATTTGCTGTCGCCGGTTACTTCAGGCAGTTCCGGTTGCCCGACAGCATCGACCCTGATCGGACCGAGGCCGAACTCAAGGACGGAGTGCTGACCCTGCATCTGCCGAAAGCCGAGGCGGCCCGTCCGAAGAAGATCGCCATCAAGACCGTGCATTGAGTTCTCGAACAGCCTGAGCCGGGCGTGAAGCCCGGCTTGCTTTTTTATTATTTGCCGGTTGACAGCGACGGTATTGCTAAAGAATAGTTGGGTGAGGGCCGAAAAGAAGGGAAAAGCCCGTATTCATCCATCGACAGGAGGGGGCGGAAAGGGGCATGGATGTCCGAGCGCAAGCGTTTCGGCGAAATACTCGTTGAAGCA encodes:
- a CDS encoding sigma-54 interaction domain-containing protein translates to MQTTPVTIEHLPAVSPDMVLCGDGRRWRVERCVPWLAERLGVSVDSVCGRDVGHLFADSQPSLLELLRETVERDALLNDILLRLPDGSTHVRLDLEPLGLSEDYSAYRIAAYMRQVPRPGAVETTYGLVGSSSALREVLRKIGKYGPTDAAVVITGETGTGKELVAAALHQASPRSSGPFVAVNCSAISEELLESELFGHEKGAFTGAVRTHRGRFERADGGTLFLDEIGDMPLHTQTRLLRVLETGRIERVGAEREQQVDVRIVAATNVPLERAVGNGRFRADLYHRISVLRIHLPPLRERKEDIPALVDFFLDRFNRKYGKVVKRLTPEAMALLESYLWPGNIRELRNVLERVYIETESEVIGARAFAEWVRERQDFAPGEWGTAPSSQTPIAPPFPLVSERKLLDAGTTPLLAPRAVEQVPRPSTRPANLDEESIRAAFRAAGGNIAAAARILGVHRATLYRHLQKLGLDRESLQG
- a CDS encoding Hsp20/alpha crystallin family protein, with protein sequence MSERTLTLTQDKELTREEMRTRDRYLTPAVDIFETDEGLTLIADVPGLDKDHLKVDIDQGVLTIEGAAGHDDKGERLFEEFAVAGYFRQFRLPDSIDPDRTEAELKDGVLTLHLPKAEAARPKKIAIKTVH
- a CDS encoding Hsp20/alpha crystallin family protein, whose protein sequence is MLSWNLIREMEHLRREMDELFRGAGFGPMLDAPFLPGVGTRRYPRINIREDADNYYLEALLPGVDVRNLDMSVVGSTLTLSGERKEDESDGRTWHRRERGAGKFLRTIEVPMEIDANKVSAEYRNGVLKVTLPKAEGAKPKRIAIKAR